Genomic DNA from Alphaproteobacteria bacterium:
ACGATCAACCCGGCCCAAATATTGCTTTTAAACCTTGCAAGCGCATTTTGCGCATCGCCCGACAGAAGGGTTAACACCTGCCATAACAACAGGCAACTTAGCACAAACATATGGCCAAAGTACACCATGCCAAATCCTTGTAAAACCCCCAGAAATACAAGGATTGACGCCATCCAAACATAGCATAATAAAGCCATGGGATGCACTGAACCTTGCATTAAAACCGCCGTTGATTTCACGCCAATCCGCATATCGTCCTCTATATCCTGCAAGGCATATATAGTGTCGTAAGCCAAAGTCCACAATATCGCCGCCATATATAAAAGACCGGCTGCGGGGTCGAGCCGCCCTTGCAAAGCCGCATATCCAACCAAAATTCCCCAATTAAAGGTAATGCCCAGAAACAATTGCGGCCAATAGGTGATACGTTTCATCCATGGGTATAAAGCAACCGGAATAATTGCGCCCAACGCAACGATTCGCGCAAAATTATTTAGAACAAATAAAATTGGCAAGGCGCAGACGCACAAAAATATAATCAATATGATCGCCTGTTTCTTGGAAATCTCGCCGCTGGCCAGGGGCCGCATAGCGGTGCGCTCAACCTTGGCATCGAAATCGCGGTCGCAAAGATCGTTGTAAATGCATCCGGCGCTGCGCAGTAAAACGCTGCCGATAAAAAACAGGCTCGCGTAATAAATATATGCGGTCAAATCGCCATTCCAGGCAAGCCCAAGCCCCCACAGGCATGGAAAATATAACAGCCAGATCCCAACCGGCTTGTCCCAGCGCGAAAGGCGCGCAATAGCATTGAAATTCATGGATCTTGACCTTTGGCTTTAATGCGATACTCTCTGCCGCATGAGTACGGAATATAAAGCAAAAACACGGCTTTATCTAGCGAGCGATTTGGCCGCCGGGCGCGATATCCCCTTGAATAAAGACCAGGCGCATTATTTGCGCAATGTGCTGCGCGCGGATACTGGCGCGAAGATCCATGTTTTTAACGGCCGCGACGGCGAATATGTGG
This window encodes:
- the ubiA gene encoding 4-hydroxybenzoate polyprenyltransferase, with protein sequence MNFNAIARLSRWDKPVGIWLLYFPCLWGLGLAWNGDLTAYIYYASLFFIGSVLLRSAGCIYNDLCDRDFDAKVERTAMRPLASGEISKKQAIILIIFLCVCALPILFVLNNFARIVALGAIIPVALYPWMKRITYWPQLFLGITFNWGILVGYAALQGRLDPAAGLLYMAAILWTLAYDTIYALQDIEDDMRIGVKSTAVLMQGSVHPMALLCYVWMASILVFLGVLQGFGMVYFGHMFVLSCLLLWQVLTLLSGDAQNALARFKSNIWAGLIVSSALFMETIL